Proteins encoded in a region of the Nonomuraea helvata genome:
- a CDS encoding M20 family metallopeptidase, producing the protein MIDVDADGVVEFTRALVRIPSTNDPGRRERAAAELVAARMREWGWQPTVYEVEPDRPNVVAVVEGGGGDGPTLMFEGHTDVVTEGDLSTWTVDPFGGEIRDGKLWGRGSADMKSGLAATLYATRALQLAGPFPGRIKVCALADEEGLMIGAHHFVSEGLTADVDGAIVAEPEAGEICAVAKGALRLRVDFTGKMAHGAMPQHGRNPLPAVGSLLVGLGSLQEELQDRHPAHEHLGEVYVTPTVLRAGSEEQVNVIPALASVFVDVRTIPGVEHKLIADRVASLASYDGVAAEVSVLVDRPPVDVPVSDPVVAALAAAHRAVTGEEPVYGGVPGSTDGTVLTHWGGIPSVVYGPGGKWIAHQADEFVEVAEIVQCTRVFAEAARRFLNGDL; encoded by the coding sequence TTGATCGACGTCGATGCCGACGGAGTGGTGGAGTTCACCCGGGCGCTGGTGCGGATCCCCAGCACCAACGACCCGGGGCGGCGCGAGCGGGCCGCCGCCGAGCTGGTGGCGGCCAGGATGCGCGAATGGGGCTGGCAGCCCACCGTGTACGAGGTCGAGCCCGACCGGCCGAACGTGGTGGCCGTGGTCGAGGGCGGCGGCGGTGACGGGCCGACGCTGATGTTCGAGGGCCACACGGACGTGGTGACCGAGGGCGACCTGTCCACCTGGACCGTGGACCCGTTCGGCGGGGAGATCCGCGACGGGAAGCTGTGGGGGCGGGGCAGCGCCGACATGAAGTCCGGCCTGGCCGCCACCCTGTACGCCACCCGGGCGCTGCAGCTGGCTGGACCGTTCCCCGGCCGGATCAAGGTGTGCGCGCTGGCCGACGAGGAAGGCCTCATGATCGGCGCGCACCACTTCGTCTCCGAAGGGCTCACCGCCGACGTGGACGGCGCGATCGTGGCCGAGCCCGAGGCGGGCGAGATCTGCGCGGTCGCCAAGGGGGCGCTGCGGCTGCGGGTCGACTTCACCGGCAAGATGGCGCACGGCGCCATGCCGCAGCACGGCCGCAACCCCCTTCCCGCGGTGGGCTCGCTGCTGGTGGGGCTGGGGTCGCTGCAGGAGGAGCTGCAGGACCGCCATCCGGCGCACGAGCACCTCGGCGAGGTGTACGTCACGCCGACCGTGCTCCGGGCTGGGTCCGAGGAGCAGGTGAACGTGATCCCGGCGCTCGCGTCGGTGTTCGTGGACGTGCGGACGATCCCCGGCGTCGAGCACAAGCTGATCGCCGACCGGGTGGCCTCGCTGGCCTCGTACGACGGGGTCGCGGCCGAGGTGTCGGTGCTGGTGGACCGGCCGCCGGTGGACGTGCCCGTGTCCGACCCGGTCGTGGCCGCGCTGGCCGCCGCCCACCGCGCGGTCACCGGGGAGGAGCCCGTCTACGGCGGGGTGCCCGGGTCCACGGACGGGACCGTGCTGACGCACTGGGGCGGCATCCCCTCGGTGGTGTACGGGCCCGGAGGGAAGTGGATCGCGCACCAGGCGGACGAGTTCGTGGAGGTCGCCGAGATCGTCCAGTGCACCCGTGTCTTCGCCGAGGCGGCCCGGCGGTTCCTGAACGGTGACCTCTGA